A stretch of the Agromyces larvae genome encodes the following:
- the ilvD gene encoding dihydroxy-acid dehydratase: MSQIDPKPRSRVVTDGIEATTSRGMLRAVGMGDADWDKPQIGIASSWNEITPCNLSLDRLARAAKEGVHAGGGYPLQFGTVSVSDGISMGHEGMHFSLVSREVIADSVEVVMQAERLDGSVLLAGCDKSIPGMLMAAARLDLSSVFLYAGSIAPGWVRLSDGTEKDITIIDSFEAVGAVKAGKMSEADAKRIECAFAPGEGACGGMYTANTMASVAEALGLSLPGSASPASADRRRDYYAHRSGEAVVNLLNRGITARQILTKEAFENAIAVGMALGGSTNIVLHLLAIAREAEVELTLDDFNRIGSKVPHIGDLKPFGKYVMNDVDRRGGVPVLMKALLDAGLLHGDVLTVTGKTMRENLEELDPEPLDGEVLHTLDDPIHATGGLTILKGTLAPEGAVVKTAGFDATVFEGPARVFERERAAMDALTNGEISHGDVVVIRYEGPKGGPGMREMLAITAAIKGAGLGKDVLLLTDGRFSGGTTGLCVGHLAPEAVDAGPIAFVRDGDLIRVDIAARSIDLLVDEAELAARREGWAPLPPRYTRGVLAKYSKLVRSAAEGATTG; this comes from the coding sequence ATGTCCCAGATCGACCCCAAGCCCCGTAGTCGCGTCGTCACCGACGGCATCGAAGCCACCACCAGCCGAGGCATGCTCCGCGCCGTCGGCATGGGCGACGCCGACTGGGACAAGCCGCAGATCGGCATCGCGAGCTCGTGGAACGAGATCACCCCCTGCAACCTCTCGCTCGACCGCCTCGCGCGCGCCGCGAAAGAGGGCGTGCACGCGGGCGGCGGCTATCCGCTGCAGTTCGGCACCGTGTCGGTGTCGGACGGCATCTCGATGGGTCACGAGGGCATGCACTTCTCGCTCGTCTCGCGCGAGGTCATCGCCGACTCGGTCGAGGTCGTCATGCAGGCCGAGCGCCTCGACGGCTCGGTGCTGCTCGCCGGCTGCGACAAGTCGATCCCCGGCATGCTGATGGCCGCGGCCCGGCTCGACCTGTCCAGCGTGTTCCTCTACGCCGGCTCGATCGCGCCCGGCTGGGTGCGCCTGAGCGACGGCACCGAGAAGGACATCACGATCATCGACTCGTTCGAGGCGGTCGGCGCGGTCAAGGCCGGCAAGATGAGCGAGGCCGACGCCAAGCGCATCGAGTGCGCGTTCGCCCCGGGCGAGGGCGCGTGCGGCGGCATGTACACCGCGAACACGATGGCCTCGGTCGCCGAGGCGCTGGGGCTCTCGCTGCCGGGGTCGGCGTCGCCCGCGTCGGCCGACCGCCGCCGCGACTACTACGCGCACCGGTCGGGCGAGGCGGTCGTCAACCTGCTGAACCGGGGCATCACCGCGCGCCAGATCCTCACCAAGGAGGCGTTCGAGAACGCCATCGCCGTCGGCATGGCGCTCGGCGGTTCGACCAACATCGTGCTGCACCTGCTCGCCATCGCGCGCGAGGCCGAGGTCGAGCTCACGCTCGACGACTTCAACCGCATCGGCTCGAAGGTGCCGCACATCGGCGATCTGAAGCCGTTCGGCAAGTACGTCATGAACGACGTCGACCGCCGGGGCGGCGTGCCCGTGCTCATGAAGGCGCTGCTCGACGCCGGGCTGCTGCACGGCGACGTGCTCACCGTCACCGGCAAGACCATGCGCGAGAACCTCGAGGAGCTCGACCCGGAGCCGCTCGACGGCGAGGTGCTGCACACCCTCGACGACCCGATCCACGCCACCGGCGGACTCACCATCCTGAAGGGCACGCTCGCGCCCGAGGGAGCGGTCGTGAAGACCGCCGGCTTCGACGCGACGGTGTTCGAGGGCCCCGCCCGCGTGTTCGAGCGAGAGCGCGCCGCGATGGACGCGCTCACGAACGGCGAGATCTCGCACGGCGACGTCGTGGTGATCCGCTACGAGGGGCCGAAGGGCGGCCCCGGCATGCGCGAGATGCTCGCCATCACGGCGGCCATCAAGGGCGCCGGCCTCGGAAAAGATGTACTACTCTTGACGGACGGTCGATTCTCAGGCGGCACAACCGGTCTGTGCGTCGGCCATCTGGCACCCGAGGCAGTGGACGCAGGTCCGATCGCCTTCGTGCGCGATGGTGATCTGATTCGGGTCGATATCGCGGCTCGTTCCATCGACCTACTGGTCGACGAAGCCGAGCTGGCAGCCCGCCGTGAAGGCTGGGCGCCACTTCCCCCGCGCTATACCCGCGGTGTTCTCGCGAAGTATTCGAAGCTCGTGCGCTCCGCTGCCGAAGGCGCGACCACGGGCTGA